The following proteins come from a genomic window of Haloactinomyces albus:
- a CDS encoding acyl carrier protein gives MAAERSRLLERLGPLPEAEREKAVLDAVRWELAAVLGLSEPASVAVDRPIQELGLDSLMAVELRNRLSGLVGERLPATLLFDRPVPRALAGYLTSLVGTPQAAPSPIAEAVELLERTPLAALDEDSAVERLLDLATRLRAQREGNQEAGRALDGVADEDLDDLLDQEIRKLE, from the coding sequence ATGGCAGCGGAGCGTTCGCGGCTCCTCGAGCGGCTCGGGCCTCTCCCCGAAGCCGAGCGTGAGAAGGCGGTGCTCGACGCGGTGCGCTGGGAGCTCGCTGCGGTACTCGGGCTTTCCGAACCCGCGTCCGTCGCCGTCGACCGGCCCATCCAGGAGCTCGGACTCGACTCACTCATGGCGGTCGAGCTGCGAAACCGGTTGTCGGGTTTGGTCGGCGAGCGCCTGCCTGCCACCCTGCTGTTCGACCGGCCGGTGCCGCGCGCGCTCGCCGGCTATCTCACCTCGCTCGTCGGGACGCCGCAGGCTGCCCCCTCACCGATCGCCGAGGCGGTCGAGCTGCTCGAGCGGACACCACTCGCCGCCCTCGACGAGGACAGCGCGGTGGAACGGCTCCTCGATCTCGCCACGCGGCTGCGGGCGCAGCGAGAGGGGAACCAGGAGGCAGGTCGTGCTCTGGATGGTGTGGCCGACGAAGACCTCGACGACCTCCTCGACCAAGAGATCAGGAAGCTCGAATGA
- a CDS encoding type II toxin-antitoxin system Phd/YefM family antitoxin codes for MSVEAIHQNDSSDEIEVNLSTARPHLSDYAEKAKDGQTVYLTNRGKRVAALVPADVAEAHADAEDAYWARRAREAEESGTLSWNEAIVALEGGEA; via the coding sequence ATGAGTGTGGAAGCGATACACCAGAACGACTCGTCCGACGAGATCGAGGTGAACCTCTCGACCGCCCGGCCACACCTGTCCGACTACGCCGAGAAGGCCAAGGACGGCCAGACGGTCTATCTGACCAACCGGGGCAAGCGCGTCGCCGCGCTCGTGCCGGCCGACGTCGCCGAAGCTCACGCCGACGCCGAAGACGCCTACTGGGCGCGGCGGGCCCGTGAAGCCGAAGAGTCCGGCACCCTCTCCTGGAACGAGGCCATTGTCGCCCTGGAGGGCGGCGAGGCGTGA
- a CDS encoding urease subunit alpha gives MTGADDAPALDRHEYAELFGPTVGDRIRLADTDLLVEVTEDRCLGPGGSGDEAVFGGGKVIRESMGQSVATRAEGTPDVVITGATILDHWGVVKADVGIRYGRITGIGKAGNPDISDGVDPALVIGAGTEIIVGNGKILTAGGIDCHVHFLCPDAVDSALASGMTTLIGGGTGPAEGSRATTVTPGSWNLGRMLEALDEVPVNILLLGKGNTMRGEALTEQLRGGAGGLKLHEDWGCTPAVIDSALRGAEESGVQVAIHTDTLNETGFLESTLAAINGRSINAYHAEGAGGGHAPDIIKVAAEPNVLPSSTNPTRPHTVNTIDEHLDMLMVCHHLNPAVPEDLAFAESRIRPSTIAAEDVLHDLGAISMISSDAQAMGRIGEVVLRTWQTAHVMKRCRGALPGDTTADNHRARRYVAKYTINPALAHGIDHEVGSVEIGKRADLVLWEPKFFGVRPEHVLKGGFSSWAQMGDANASIPTPQPYYGRRMWGGSGRAAASSSVHFVAQAALDAGLPDRLGLTRSLIAVRDTRAVGKAQMVNNSATPNIRVDPDSFAVLLDGELVEPQPVDELPLAQRYSLF, from the coding sequence ATGACAGGAGCAGACGACGCACCGGCACTCGACCGCCACGAGTATGCCGAGCTGTTCGGTCCAACGGTGGGCGACCGTATCCGGCTCGCCGACACCGACCTGCTCGTCGAGGTCACTGAGGACCGGTGTCTCGGTCCGGGCGGGTCCGGCGACGAAGCGGTGTTCGGCGGAGGCAAGGTGATCCGCGAGTCCATGGGGCAGTCCGTGGCCACGCGGGCCGAGGGAACACCGGACGTCGTCATTACCGGAGCCACGATCCTCGACCACTGGGGCGTGGTGAAGGCCGATGTCGGCATCCGATACGGGCGCATTACCGGAATCGGCAAGGCGGGCAACCCCGATATCTCCGACGGCGTGGACCCGGCCCTGGTGATCGGTGCCGGTACCGAGATCATCGTGGGCAACGGCAAGATCCTCACCGCCGGAGGGATCGACTGCCACGTGCACTTCCTGTGCCCCGACGCGGTCGACAGCGCGCTGGCGAGCGGGATGACCACCCTCATCGGTGGCGGCACCGGCCCTGCGGAAGGCAGCAGGGCCACCACGGTCACGCCCGGTTCGTGGAACCTCGGGCGCATGCTCGAAGCCCTGGACGAGGTTCCGGTGAACATCCTGCTGCTCGGCAAGGGCAACACCATGCGCGGCGAAGCCCTGACCGAGCAGCTGCGCGGCGGAGCGGGCGGCCTGAAGCTGCACGAGGACTGGGGGTGCACGCCCGCAGTGATCGACAGCGCATTGCGCGGCGCCGAGGAATCCGGGGTGCAGGTTGCCATCCACACCGACACGCTCAACGAGACGGGCTTCCTCGAATCCACATTGGCCGCGATCAACGGGCGGTCGATCAACGCCTACCACGCCGAGGGCGCGGGCGGTGGGCACGCACCGGACATCATCAAGGTGGCGGCTGAACCGAACGTGCTGCCGTCCTCGACCAACCCGACCCGGCCACACACGGTGAACACCATCGACGAGCACCTCGACATGCTCATGGTGTGCCACCACCTCAACCCGGCGGTCCCGGAGGACCTCGCGTTCGCCGAGAGCCGCATCCGACCGAGCACCATCGCCGCCGAGGACGTCCTGCACGACCTCGGGGCGATCTCGATGATCAGTTCGGACGCGCAGGCGATGGGCCGGATCGGTGAGGTCGTCCTGCGCACCTGGCAGACCGCGCACGTGATGAAGCGGTGTCGTGGTGCGCTGCCCGGCGACACGACGGCCGATAACCACCGCGCCCGCCGCTACGTCGCGAAGTACACGATCAACCCGGCCCTCGCGCACGGCATCGACCACGAGGTTGGGTCCGTGGAGATCGGCAAGCGGGCGGACCTGGTGCTGTGGGAACCGAAGTTCTTCGGCGTCCGACCGGAGCACGTGCTCAAGGGAGGGTTCTCGTCCTGGGCTCAGATGGGCGACGCCAACGCGTCGATCCCGACGCCGCAGCCGTACTACGGCCGCCGGATGTGGGGGGGATCCGGTCGAGCGGCGGCGTCGAGCAGCGTCCACTTCGTCGCGCAGGCCGCACTGGACGCCGGACTTCCCGACCGGCTCGGCCTGACCAGGAGTCTGATCGCCGTGCGCGACACCCGCGCGGTGGGCAAGGCGCAGATGGTGAACAACTCGGCGACGCCGAACATCCGCGTGGACCCGGATAGCTTCGCGGTGCTCCTCGACGGCGAACTCGTCGAACCGCAACCGGTGGACGAGTTGCCGTTGGCGCAGCGGTACTCGCTGTTCTGA
- a CDS encoding purine-cytosine permease family protein has protein sequence MVVDEVSTSQHTKQTRETLEDYTLRFAPRSYRRWKPGVVASSALGGIAYLADFSIGAGIGLSYGTLNALVAILVAALIIFTTGLPLAYYGARYNIDLDLVTRGAGFGYYGSVLTSMIFGSFTFIFFATEGAIMAQGLKVGVGVPLWLGYLITTLIVVPLVIHGMKALSKLQVWTTPVWLLLMIGPLGYLVIADPGSVSDWLAFTGSEGGGAGLNAGSVMLGAGVALSLMAQIGEQVDYLRFMPPRTEENKRSWWMSVVLAGPGWVVFGALKQATGAFLAVYIMGLAGAAATEPVQQFMNVYGLFMPLAVAIPLAVVLVVISQVKINVTNAYSGSLAWTNSFTRITGHYPGRTVFVLFNLGVALALMEANMFAFLSSILSFYANCAIAWVVTVATDILVNKFVLKLSPREPEFRRGMLHAVNPVGVVSFLASAITSIAMYFGAFGTTLQPYSPIAAVAIAVVLTPVMAIATGGRYYLRRTDDGIDEPRFDSHGTPVDTTYTCHVCEQDFERPDMLACYAHDAVICSLCVTTDRTGQHLLPAQ, from the coding sequence ATGGTCGTCGACGAGGTGTCCACCAGCCAGCACACGAAGCAGACCCGCGAAACACTGGAGGACTACACGCTTCGGTTCGCGCCGCGTAGTTATCGGCGGTGGAAACCGGGCGTCGTGGCGAGCTCGGCTCTCGGCGGGATTGCTTATCTTGCCGACTTCTCGATCGGCGCCGGGATCGGGCTGAGTTACGGCACACTCAACGCGCTGGTGGCGATCCTGGTCGCAGCGCTGATCATCTTCACCACCGGACTCCCCCTCGCCTACTACGGCGCGCGCTACAACATCGACCTCGATCTGGTCACCCGCGGCGCCGGTTTCGGTTATTACGGCTCGGTTCTCACCAGCATGATCTTCGGTAGCTTCACGTTCATCTTCTTCGCCACCGAAGGCGCGATCATGGCTCAGGGCCTCAAAGTCGGGGTCGGTGTTCCACTCTGGCTGGGTTACCTGATCACCACGCTGATCGTCGTGCCACTGGTCATCCACGGGATGAAGGCGCTGAGCAAGCTCCAGGTCTGGACGACGCCGGTGTGGCTGCTGCTGATGATCGGGCCGCTGGGCTATCTGGTCATCGCCGATCCCGGCTCGGTGTCGGACTGGCTCGCGTTCACCGGCTCGGAAGGCGGCGGCGCAGGGCTCAATGCCGGATCGGTGATGCTCGGCGCGGGCGTCGCGCTGTCGCTGATGGCGCAGATCGGTGAACAGGTTGACTACCTGCGGTTCATGCCCCCGCGCACCGAAGAGAACAAGCGCTCGTGGTGGATGTCGGTGGTGCTGGCCGGTCCCGGTTGGGTGGTCTTCGGAGCGCTCAAGCAGGCCACCGGCGCGTTCCTGGCCGTCTACATTATGGGGCTCGCCGGAGCGGCGGCAACCGAACCCGTGCAGCAGTTCATGAACGTGTACGGGCTGTTCATGCCGTTGGCGGTGGCGATCCCGCTCGCCGTCGTCCTCGTGGTCATCAGCCAGGTGAAGATCAACGTGACGAATGCCTACTCGGGATCATTGGCCTGGACGAACTCGTTTACCAGGATCACCGGGCATTACCCGGGGCGGACGGTATTCGTACTGTTCAACCTGGGAGTTGCGCTCGCGCTGATGGAGGCGAACATGTTCGCCTTCCTCAGCTCGATACTGAGCTTCTATGCCAATTGCGCGATCGCCTGGGTGGTCACGGTCGCCACCGACATCCTCGTCAACAAGTTCGTGCTGAAGCTGTCGCCGCGGGAACCGGAGTTCAGGCGGGGCATGCTCCACGCTGTCAATCCAGTCGGCGTCGTGTCCTTCCTTGCCTCAGCGATCACCTCGATCGCGATGTACTTCGGTGCGTTCGGCACGACGCTCCAGCCCTACTCGCCGATCGCTGCCGTGGCGATCGCAGTGGTTCTCACACCGGTAATGGCGATCGCGACTGGGGGGCGCTACTACCTGCGCCGTACCGACGACGGCATCGACGAGCCGCGCTTCGACTCCCACGGAACGCCCGTGGACACGACCTATACCTGCCACGTGTGCGAGCAGGACTTTGAACGGCCGGACATGCTCGCGTGCTACGCCCACGACGCGGTGATCTGTTCCCTGTGCGTCACCACCGACCGAACCGGTCAACACCTGCTGCCGGCCCAGTGA
- the ureG gene encoding urease accessory protein UreG, whose protein sequence is MPHDHHDHGHTHPVNFDQTAAGGDPFTASPQDGRPFRLGIGGPVGSGKTALTAALCRTLSAEVDLAVVTNDIYTTEDADFLRSAGVLDDDHIEAVQTGACPHTAIRDDITTNLDAVDRLADRHPGLDLVIVESGGDNLTAIFSRGLADRQVFVVDVAGGDKVPRKGGPGVTTADLLVINKVDLAEQVGADMELMVSDAHRVRGDRPVIAQSLTRTPGAPDVAEWTRRQLMTDLPLAATCSAGQ, encoded by the coding sequence TTGCCTCATGATCACCACGACCACGGCCATACCCACCCAGTCAACTTCGACCAGACAGCGGCCGGTGGGGACCCGTTCACCGCATCACCGCAGGACGGTCGCCCCTTCCGGCTCGGGATCGGTGGCCCGGTCGGTAGCGGCAAGACCGCGCTGACGGCGGCGCTGTGTCGCACACTCAGCGCCGAGGTCGATCTTGCCGTCGTCACCAACGACATCTACACGACCGAGGACGCCGATTTCCTGCGTTCAGCGGGCGTGCTCGACGACGACCACATCGAAGCCGTGCAGACCGGTGCCTGCCCGCACACAGCGATCCGCGACGACATCACGACGAACCTCGATGCCGTCGACCGGCTCGCGGACCGTCACCCGGGCCTCGACCTGGTGATCGTGGAAAGCGGTGGCGACAACCTGACCGCGATCTTCAGCCGGGGGCTGGCCGACCGGCAGGTCTTCGTCGTCGACGTCGCCGGTGGGGACAAGGTGCCTCGCAAGGGCGGCCCCGGGGTCACCACCGCGGACCTGTTGGTCATCAACAAGGTCGACCTGGCCGAGCAGGTGGGCGCCGACATGGAACTCATGGTCTCCGACGCGCACCGCGTCCGCGGCGACCGGCCGGTCATCGCCCAGTCGCTCACCCGCACGCCCGGCGCACCCGACGTCGCGGAGTGGACCCGCCGTCAGCTCATGACCGATCTTCCGCTCGCCGCAACGTGTAGTGCCGGGCAGTGA
- a CDS encoding urease subunit gamma produces the protein MHLAPHERDKLLIRVAAQLARDRLDRGLRLNHPEAVALITDHVTEGARDGRRVDELMSSGRQVLAREQVMDGVPEMLSDIQVEATFPDGTKLVSVHDPIA, from the coding sequence ATGCACCTCGCACCGCATGAACGCGACAAGCTCCTCATTCGGGTCGCGGCCCAGCTTGCCCGGGACCGGCTCGACCGAGGGTTGCGGCTCAACCACCCGGAGGCGGTCGCGCTGATCACCGACCACGTCACCGAGGGCGCCCGCGACGGCAGGCGGGTCGACGAGCTGATGTCCAGCGGTCGTCAGGTCCTGGCCCGCGAGCAGGTCATGGACGGCGTACCCGAGATGCTCAGTGACATCCAGGTCGAAGCCACGTTCCCGGACGGCACGAAGCTCGTTAGCGTGCACGACCCAATCGCCTAG
- a CDS encoding urease subunit beta: MIPGELVLRDTPVPQQPGALRVRITVVNAADRPVQVGSHYHFAAANRELRFDREAAWGHRLDIASGTAVRFEPGVEREVALVPLGGARTVHGLRLEWAGHLDCRCSEPGELVYGAEGEGHP; encoded by the coding sequence GTGATTCCTGGGGAACTCGTTCTCCGCGACACCCCGGTCCCGCAGCAGCCGGGCGCCCTGCGCGTACGGATCACCGTGGTCAACGCCGCCGATCGACCCGTACAGGTCGGGTCGCACTACCACTTCGCGGCCGCCAACCGCGAGCTGCGCTTCGACCGCGAAGCCGCGTGGGGTCACCGGCTCGACATCGCCTCGGGCACCGCTGTGCGTTTCGAGCCAGGAGTGGAACGCGAGGTCGCCCTCGTTCCTCTCGGCGGTGCACGCACGGTCCACGGCCTGCGGCTGGAATGGGCAGGTCACCTCGACTGCCGGTGCAGCGAACCAGGGGAACTAGTGTACGGCGCCGAGGGGGAAGGACACCCATGA
- a CDS encoding urease accessory protein UreF: protein MQAGLAVLALADARFPGGGHAHSGGVEEAASRGLITDTAGLQEFLRGRLHTAGAVQAVFAAAAAHTAAHDGNRAHWTSLDVELDARTPSPAQREASRAQGRGTVRAGRAAWPSPALDALVTTCPRPHHPIVLGVLAAAAGACPRDAALAAGYLAISGPSSAGVRLLGLDPMAVNAAVAGLGDELDDIADDAAGSAGTDPTDLPDLGTPALDLFAEEHDRHHRERVRLFAS, encoded by the coding sequence ATGCAGGCGGGTTTGGCCGTCCTGGCGCTGGCTGACGCCCGCTTCCCGGGTGGTGGCCATGCGCATTCCGGTGGCGTCGAAGAAGCCGCGTCTCGTGGCCTGATCACCGACACCGCCGGGTTACAGGAATTCCTGCGCGGCCGGTTGCACACGGCGGGCGCTGTGCAAGCCGTGTTCGCCGCCGCTGCCGCGCACACGGCGGCCCACGACGGCAACCGCGCACACTGGACGTCGCTCGACGTGGAGCTCGACGCCCGTACCCCGTCCCCGGCGCAGCGTGAAGCCTCGCGCGCGCAGGGGCGGGGAACGGTCCGCGCGGGACGAGCCGCCTGGCCCTCGCCTGCTCTGGATGCGCTCGTCACCACCTGCCCACGACCACACCATCCGATCGTGCTCGGCGTTCTCGCCGCCGCCGCCGGAGCCTGCCCGAGGGACGCCGCGCTGGCCGCCGGATACCTGGCGATCAGCGGCCCGTCCTCGGCGGGCGTGCGACTGCTCGGACTGGACCCGATGGCCGTCAACGCCGCCGTCGCCGGGCTCGGGGACGAACTCGACGACATCGCCGACGACGCCGCCGGGAGCGCTGGAACCGACCCGACGGACCTGCCCGATCTCGGGACGCCCGCGCTGGACCTGTTCGCCGAGGAACACGACCGCCATCACCGAGAAAGGGTGCGTCTCTTTGCCTCATGA
- a CDS encoding type II toxin-antitoxin system RelE family toxin — translation MSGWHLEITRDALKTLGKIDKPMRRRLQTAIDNLADNPRPNGVVALTSEPGYLRLRVGDYRVIYRVEDERLVVVVVDLGHRREIYDR, via the coding sequence GTGAGCGGCTGGCACCTCGAGATCACCCGGGACGCCCTGAAAACCCTCGGCAAGATCGATAAGCCGATGCGGCGCCGCCTGCAGACCGCCATCGACAACCTCGCCGACAACCCCCGCCCGAACGGGGTGGTCGCCCTGACATCCGAGCCCGGCTACCTGCGGCTGCGCGTCGGCGACTACCGCGTGATCTATCGCGTCGAGGACGAGCGCCTCGTCGTCGTGGTCGTCGACCTCGGACACCGCCGCGAGATCTACGATCGTTGA
- a CDS encoding urease accessory protein UreD, which translates to MKAAAQLTVDLGPQGRSVVRHLRSQAPMTLVPRRTAAASRDGAAVVHLVSSAATPLGGDEVELRVRVGPGARLRLRGTAATLALPGQHPAASRATVRIEVADDGLVEYLPEPTVVIARAQHHAELDVRLGTRARVRCRDTLILGRHGEPSGALTTTTRVVREDVPLLQQQLAVGSSQWESGPAYLAGSRVLATETVVWEHDPPAATSGPWWSLVPLPSGGALASTLATDAVAAGHRLAAALAHHPDANVFDTAW; encoded by the coding sequence GTGAAGGCCGCCGCACAGCTCACCGTCGACCTCGGACCGCAGGGCCGGTCCGTCGTCCGCCACCTACGCTCCCAAGCACCGATGACGTTGGTGCCGAGGCGGACCGCCGCAGCCTCGCGTGACGGGGCCGCGGTGGTGCACCTGGTCAGCTCGGCCGCCACGCCATTGGGTGGGGATGAGGTCGAGCTCCGGGTGCGGGTGGGTCCCGGCGCCAGACTGCGGCTTCGAGGCACGGCGGCCACCCTGGCACTGCCCGGACAGCATCCGGCTGCGAGCCGCGCCACGGTGCGGATCGAGGTCGCCGATGACGGGCTCGTCGAGTACTTGCCCGAGCCGACCGTCGTCATCGCACGTGCCCAGCACCACGCGGAGCTCGACGTCCGGCTGGGTACCCGGGCCCGCGTGCGGTGCCGGGACACGCTGATCCTCGGTCGGCACGGAGAGCCCTCCGGCGCGCTCACCACGACCACACGCGTCGTCCGCGAGGACGTCCCGTTGCTCCAGCAGCAACTCGCCGTCGGCTCGTCCCAGTGGGAGTCCGGTCCCGCGTACCTCGCGGGCTCACGTGTACTGGCCACCGAGACCGTGGTGTGGGAGCACGATCCGCCTGCCGCCACGAGCGGCCCCTGGTGGTCACTCGTGCCGCTGCCGTCGGGAGGCGCCCTGGCTTCGACACTGGCCACGGATGCGGTCGCCGCCGGACACCGACTCGCCGCGGCCCTCGCACATCATCCCGACGCCAACGTGTTCGATACCGCCTGGTGA